The following proteins are encoded in a genomic region of Caldicoprobacter guelmensis:
- a CDS encoding 4Fe-4S binding protein, producing the protein MIRKIVKIDQEKCNGCGLCIDACHEGALQLINGKATLVSESYCDGLGACLPECPMGAISIEEREAQPFDEEAVKQHMMQRREETLPCGCPGTQVRSMERSVNSPTQQQSQPPVESQLRQWPCQIRLVPPNAPYFRNASLLVAADCTAYAYANIHQDFMRNKVTIIGCPKLDDVDYSDKLTDILKYNDIKSITVLKMEVPCCSGLAYAVRDALARSSKMIPWRVVTISIDGKVIED; encoded by the coding sequence GTGATAAGGAAGATCGTAAAAATTGACCAGGAAAAGTGCAACGGGTGTGGGCTGTGCATAGACGCCTGTCACGAGGGCGCTCTGCAGCTTATAAACGGCAAAGCCACCCTGGTATCGGAGTCATACTGCGACGGGCTGGGTGCATGCCTGCCTGAATGTCCCATGGGAGCCATCTCCATCGAGGAGCGCGAGGCGCAACCTTTTGATGAAGAAGCGGTCAAACAGCATATGATGCAAAGAAGGGAAGAAACGCTGCCGTGTGGTTGCCCGGGAACACAGGTTAGGTCAATGGAAAGGTCTGTAAATAGCCCGACACAGCAACAGAGCCAACCACCGGTTGAGTCACAGCTGCGCCAGTGGCCGTGCCAGATCAGGCTGGTACCACCAAATGCACCGTATTTCCGCAATGCCAGTTTGCTGGTAGCAGCCGACTGCACCGCATATGCCTATGCCAACATTCACCAGGACTTCATGCGCAACAAAGTCACCATCATCGGGTGTCCCAAGCTAGATGACGTGGACTATTCGGATAAGCTGACCGACATATTGAAATACAACGATATAAAAAGCATTACAGTGCTCAAGATGGAGGTTCCCTGCTGCAGTGGCCTTGCATATGCGGTGAGAGATGCCCTTGCAAGGAGCAGCAAGATGATCCCCTGGCGCGTGGTCACCATTTCGATAGACGGAAAGGTCATCGAAGACTGA
- a CDS encoding Crp/Fnr family transcriptional regulator, translating to MELERYVEVLSKAELFKGFEKDEIILMLKCLEPKVKAYDKGNCLAMAGEKFHGLGIMLEGEAAAYKENMAGTRVIMVLLGPGDVFGEIVAFSSESQWPVTVEAQQPCKALFISRDKIVGECRHVCPWHRRLIENMLMMVSERAIALSRKVEYLSIKSIRGKISTYLLEQYKKTGKTTFMLPMNRNELADFLNVSRPSLSREMCNMRDEGIIDFHRASIKIKDLHALKGMAQ from the coding sequence ATGGAGCTTGAAAGATACGTAGAAGTGCTTTCAAAGGCTGAGTTGTTTAAAGGCTTTGAGAAGGATGAAATCATCTTGATGCTTAAGTGTCTTGAACCAAAGGTGAAGGCATATGATAAGGGCAATTGCTTGGCCATGGCCGGTGAAAAGTTCCATGGTCTAGGCATTATGCTGGAGGGGGAAGCAGCCGCCTATAAAGAAAATATGGCTGGCACTAGGGTGATAATGGTACTTCTTGGGCCGGGGGATGTGTTTGGCGAGATTGTAGCCTTTTCCTCGGAGTCCCAGTGGCCTGTCACCGTTGAGGCGCAGCAGCCCTGCAAGGCGCTTTTCATAAGTCGCGACAAGATTGTTGGCGAGTGTAGGCATGTGTGCCCGTGGCACAGGAGGCTTATAGAAAATATGCTTATGATGGTGTCTGAACGTGCCATCGCATTGAGCAGAAAGGTGGAGTATCTGTCCATAAAGAGCATACGCGGCAAGATAAGCACTTATTTGCTAGAACAGTATAAAAAGACAGGAAAGACCACGTTTATGTTGCCTATGAATCGCAACGAACTAGCAGATTTTTTGAACGTGTCGCGGCCTTCCCTGTCAAGGGAGATGTGTAATATGCGGGATGAGGGAATAATAGATTTCCATCGCGCTTCAATAAAGATCAAGGACCTGCATGCGTTAAAAGGGATGGCACAGTGA
- a CDS encoding bis-aminopropyl spermidine synthase family protein, with product MDVQRIAERVYQKTKVETTARDVEKVMSGLARTSHFWEIVCTSQKPFSVVAEIVEDMRSRGLVDIGKDGDITLTPEGKKFLSDHKIFAHKDYTCPTCEGRGIWREDLNELTKRFDEVTVDRPEAILDYDQGYITTRTVVSRIALIAERGDLEGKKLLVLGDDDLLSIAAGLSGLPEEVVVLEIDDRLVEYINRKARELGLPVKAEKYDFRDKLPEQYVGRFDTFNTDPPETLEALEVCMTRGLTGLRGEGCAGYFGLTRTESSLKKWNLFQQLLVSKFDVAITDIIHEFNHYVNWDYLLESIRDDYSFVQVKPRLNWYRSSMYRIELLGGTGKLENKPMPCELYIDEEALIYKPENK from the coding sequence GTGGACGTTCAACGGATAGCGGAGCGGGTTTATCAGAAGACGAAGGTTGAAACCACTGCGCGGGATGTCGAAAAGGTGATGTCGGGATTGGCTAGGACTTCTCATTTTTGGGAAATCGTTTGTACGTCACAAAAGCCATTTAGCGTGGTTGCAGAGATAGTAGAGGATATGAGAAGCCGGGGTTTGGTGGATATTGGGAAAGATGGGGATATAACCTTAACTCCAGAAGGTAAAAAATTTTTGAGCGATCATAAAATATTTGCCCATAAGGATTATACGTGTCCCACCTGTGAGGGGCGAGGAATTTGGAGAGAGGACTTAAATGAACTTACTAAAAGGTTTGATGAGGTGACTGTTGACAGGCCCGAAGCCATCTTGGATTACGACCAGGGGTATATCACCACTCGGACAGTTGTAAGCAGGATAGCCCTGATTGCTGAGAGAGGTGACCTGGAGGGGAAAAAGCTGCTGGTTTTAGGAGATGACGACCTGCTCAGCATTGCTGCAGGGCTGTCGGGGTTGCCGGAAGAAGTGGTGGTTCTGGAGATTGATGACAGGTTGGTCGAATACATCAATAGGAAGGCTAGAGAGTTGGGCCTGCCTGTTAAAGCTGAGAAGTATGATTTCAGGGACAAGCTTCCCGAACAGTATGTGGGGCGTTTCGATACATTTAACACTGACCCACCAGAGACTCTGGAGGCACTTGAAGTATGTATGACCAGAGGGCTTACAGGGCTTCGCGGTGAGGGTTGCGCAGGATATTTTGGCTTGACGCGTACCGAGTCTTCTCTGAAGAAATGGAACCTCTTCCAACAATTGCTGGTTAGCAAGTTTGATGTGGCCATTACCGACATAATTCACGAGTTCAACCATTACGTCAACTGGGACTACCTGCTGGAGAGCATAAGGGACGACTATTCGTTCGTACAGGTGAAACCCCGGCTCAACTGGTACAGGTCTTCTATGTACAGGATAGAACTACTTGGCGGGACAGGAAAACTTGAAAACAAGCCAATGCCTTGTGAGCTCTACATTGATGAGGAAGCGCTGATTTATAAGCCTGAAAACAAATGA
- a CDS encoding DUF1861 family protein, whose protein sequence is MFEPAKTARPSVELYEEYIQDKSRRPIKAGMVKFATKTKKDIYNITAPFIHESGKYMAGRVENRHDELSKVWLFVENNGKWVRSPVAPEFLRFQDPFLTRVGEEVIFGGVQIDTNPMNENQIICWRTLFFRGKNFSDMKLFARGPNGMKDIRVVGLKDGKIAVFTRPQGEIGGRGKIGYITLNSLDELNEDNINKATVYHSHFIDQEWGGVNEVHVLKNGLLGVLGHIARFDEEGNRHYYPMVFAFDPESMTHSPLKIVACRDDFLPSPAKRNDLYDVVFSGGLVRQEDGTAVLYAGVSDATAQWLVIPDPFIEYES, encoded by the coding sequence ATGTTTGAGCCTGCCAAAACTGCCCGTCCCTCTGTAGAGCTTTACGAGGAATACATTCAAGACAAAAGCCGCCGACCCATAAAGGCTGGTATGGTGAAGTTTGCTACCAAAACCAAGAAGGATATATACAATATTACAGCGCCCTTTATTCATGAATCCGGGAAATATATGGCAGGACGTGTGGAAAACAGGCATGATGAGCTGTCCAAGGTATGGCTGTTTGTTGAAAACAATGGCAAGTGGGTGAGGTCGCCTGTAGCGCCGGAGTTCTTGCGCTTTCAGGATCCGTTTCTGACCAGGGTAGGAGAAGAGGTCATATTCGGCGGTGTACAGATCGATACAAATCCCATGAACGAAAACCAGATCATTTGCTGGAGAACGCTGTTTTTCAGAGGAAAAAATTTTAGTGATATGAAGCTATTTGCTCGTGGTCCTAACGGCATGAAGGATATAAGGGTTGTGGGTCTAAAAGATGGCAAGATAGCGGTGTTTACCCGTCCACAAGGAGAGATAGGAGGCAGAGGGAAGATAGGGTATATAACTCTTAACTCGCTGGATGAGCTGAATGAAGACAACATCAACAAGGCTACTGTTTACCATTCCCATTTCATAGATCAGGAGTGGGGCGGCGTAAATGAAGTACATGTTCTGAAAAATGGACTTTTAGGTGTGTTAGGCCATATTGCTCGCTTTGACGAGGAGGGCAATCGCCACTATTATCCGATGGTGTTTGCGTTTGACCCAGAGTCTATGACTCATTCGCCTTTGAAGATTGTGGCTTGTAGGGATGACTTTTTACCCTCTCCGGCAAAACGAAATGACCTGTACGACGTGGTGTTCAGCGGTGGTTTGGTACGCCAGGAGGATGGGACTGCTGTACTTTATGCAGGCGTTTCGGATGCAACGGCCCAGTGGCTGGTGATACCTGATCCGTTTATCGAATATGAATCCTAA
- the pdxR gene encoding MocR-like pyridoxine biosynthesis transcription factor PdxR has product MDKKMSIYLDNNLSTPLYIQLFIQLKNLIVEGVFQPNEKLPPIRKLAQQLGVNTITVVNAYKKLESEGLAYSIVGSGTYVASFNRHEQPLPHLQESEHLRMMEKGQVQVGEDTINLASTTPTPDLFPVDSFKILINKVLDRDKGEAFGYHQIQGYQPLRESICNYLKTFSIDVLTDDVHVISGAQQGIDIISKALIEYGDCVFVESPTYRGALEAFKSRGAKIIEIPMQEDGIDLDTLKNALSTYHPKFIYVMPYFQNPTGYSYSHAKKIGILKIAREHKTFIVEDDSLSELSFTDERPLPLKALDKHQTVIYIKSFSKIFMPGLRLGFMIVPETLRGRVISAKHTSDISTSGLIQRTFDLYLRENIWLDHIKYMKEEYKRRYEIFLQAVEKSFPKNVKYKAPDGGLHIWFELPPGYSDQELYARCLKKGVLITPGSLFYHQNHDIRHFRLSFAAVNSEKIQAGVKTVGKVLYEYLGENVSSELHTKEYSPLL; this is encoded by the coding sequence ATGGATAAGAAAATGTCGATATACCTTGACAACAATCTTTCCACACCCTTGTATATCCAGCTTTTTATTCAGCTCAAAAACCTGATTGTAGAAGGGGTTTTTCAGCCAAACGAAAAGCTCCCTCCTATAAGAAAGCTGGCCCAACAACTGGGAGTCAATACCATAACGGTGGTAAACGCATACAAAAAGCTTGAAAGCGAGGGATTGGCATACTCTATAGTCGGCAGCGGAACATATGTCGCTTCTTTTAACCGGCACGAACAGCCATTACCCCATTTACAGGAATCCGAACACTTACGGATGATGGAAAAAGGACAAGTTCAGGTGGGTGAAGATACCATAAACCTTGCTAGTACTACACCCACGCCTGATTTGTTTCCCGTAGACAGTTTTAAAATACTTATCAATAAGGTATTGGATAGGGACAAAGGCGAAGCCTTTGGTTACCATCAGATTCAGGGCTATCAACCCTTAAGGGAGTCAATATGCAATTATCTGAAAACTTTTTCAATAGATGTTTTAACGGATGACGTGCATGTAATATCGGGGGCACAACAGGGAATAGATATCATCTCAAAAGCCCTTATCGAATACGGTGACTGCGTGTTTGTGGAAAGCCCAACTTATAGAGGTGCGCTTGAGGCTTTCAAGTCTAGAGGAGCTAAAATAATCGAAATACCTATGCAAGAAGATGGCATAGACCTGGATACTCTGAAAAATGCGCTATCCACATACCATCCCAAGTTCATATACGTGATGCCCTATTTTCAAAATCCAACGGGTTATTCCTATTCGCACGCCAAAAAAATAGGAATACTCAAAATCGCAAGGGAACACAAAACCTTCATCGTAGAAGATGATTCTCTAAGCGAACTGTCGTTTACCGATGAGCGACCCCTGCCCTTAAAAGCGCTTGACAAGCACCAAACCGTCATATACATCAAGAGCTTTTCCAAGATATTCATGCCTGGCTTAAGGTTGGGATTTATGATAGTGCCTGAAACCTTACGCGGCAGAGTTATTTCAGCCAAACACACATCGGACATCTCAACATCCGGCCTCATACAGCGGACGTTTGACCTGTACCTCAGGGAGAATATATGGTTGGACCATATAAAATATATGAAAGAAGAGTACAAAAGAAGATACGAAATATTCCTACAGGCTGTAGAAAAAAGCTTCCCGAAAAACGTGAAGTATAAAGCCCCGGACGGAGGACTGCATATATGGTTTGAACTTCCCCCCGGATACAGCGACCAAGAGCTGTATGCCCGTTGCCTCAAAAAAGGGGTGCTCATCACACCAGGCTCCCTGTTCTACCATCAAAATCATGATATACGCCATTTCAGGCTGAGCTTTGCCGCAGTAAACTCCGAAAAAATACAAGCCGGTGTAAAAACAGTAGGGAAGGTCCTTTACGAATATCTAGGAGAAAATGTGTCTTCAGAATTACACACTAAGGAATACAGTCCCTTATTGTAA
- a CDS encoding alpha/beta hydrolase: protein MQKAVELHKNGMTLRGMLHKPDNVTGKLPMALIFHGFTGNKMEPHFIFVKLSRRLEQAGIASLRFDFLGSGESDGEFKDMTLSGELDDAEAILNYAKSLEFVDKDKIFAVGLSMGGAVASMLAGRHPQDIAALCLWAPAGNMGQLIQERIKQIQAAGVNIGSMEYFDLGGNLVGKGFIEDVLSLDIFSVAAPYDKRVLILHGDRDEAVPLKTSYRYLEVYGDRAKLHVIEGADHTFNKWEWEQEVIEKTVEFLKSHV, encoded by the coding sequence ATGCAAAAGGCTGTTGAATTACATAAAAATGGTATGACATTAAGGGGGATGTTGCACAAGCCCGATAATGTGACAGGGAAACTTCCTATGGCTCTGATCTTCCACGGTTTTACCGGTAACAAGATGGAACCTCACTTTATATTTGTCAAGCTGTCCAGGCGGCTGGAGCAGGCGGGTATTGCCAGTTTGAGGTTTGATTTTCTAGGAAGCGGAGAAAGCGATGGCGAGTTTAAGGATATGACGCTTTCGGGAGAACTTGACGATGCAGAAGCCATTTTAAATTATGCTAAAAGCCTGGAGTTTGTGGACAAAGACAAAATTTTTGCAGTGGGTTTGAGCATGGGTGGTGCAGTGGCCAGCATGCTGGCAGGGCGACATCCGCAAGATATTGCGGCCCTTTGTCTGTGGGCTCCGGCTGGCAATATGGGCCAGCTCATTCAAGAGAGGATAAAACAGATCCAAGCAGCCGGGGTGAATATAGGCTCTATGGAGTATTTTGACCTGGGTGGTAACCTTGTAGGCAAAGGGTTTATAGAGGATGTATTGTCACTTGATATATTTAGCGTAGCTGCTCCTTATGATAAACGAGTATTGATTTTGCACGGAGACAGGGATGAGGCCGTACCTCTAAAGACATCCTACAGATATCTGGAAGTTTACGGAGATAGAGCTAAACTACATGTGATAGAAGGAGCCGATCACACGTTTAATAAATGGGAATGGGAACAGGAGGTAATTGAGAAGACGGTTGAGTTTTTAAAGAGCCATGTGTAA
- the mtnA gene encoding S-methyl-5-thioribose-1-phosphate isomerase, with protein sequence MRPIEWKNDRLYLLDQTILPHEKKYVECFTYQDVAKAIKEMIVRGAPAIGVSAAYGIVLGAAEYKGNYVEGFLKHVEAVAQVLKNTRPTAVNLFWAIERMLKVAYDNRYRPVGDIKDMLLKEADKMAQEDVETNRRIGRFGQQLLKDGDVVLTHCNAGALATVGYGTALGVIRAAHEAGKKISVYADETRPYLQGARLTAWELMEEGIPVTLITDSMAGYFMKKGVISAVIVGADRIAANGDVANKIGTYTLAVLAKENRIPFYVAAPVSTFDLSLKSGEDIPIEERDEREVTHIGGIRIAPQGVKVANPAFDVTPNQYVTAIITDVGIVYPPYEQNLKKLLNDK encoded by the coding sequence GTGGCGAAAGCCATAAAGGAGATGATTGTACGAGGAGCGCCTGCTATCGGAGTTTCGGCGGCTTATGGCATAGTTTTGGGCGCTGCAGAATATAAAGGGAATTATGTGGAAGGGTTTTTAAAACACGTTGAAGCGGTAGCGCAGGTGCTTAAAAATACGCGTCCCACGGCTGTCAACCTTTTCTGGGCCATAGAGCGGATGCTGAAGGTGGCTTATGATAACAGGTACAGGCCGGTTGGGGACATCAAGGATATGCTGCTTAAAGAGGCTGACAAAATGGCACAGGAGGATGTTGAGACAAACCGCAGGATAGGCCGTTTTGGTCAGCAGCTTTTGAAAGATGGCGATGTGGTGCTGACACACTGCAATGCCGGAGCTCTGGCTACTGTAGGCTATGGTACTGCACTGGGAGTTATACGGGCGGCCCACGAGGCGGGCAAAAAGATTTCGGTATATGCCGACGAGACTCGTCCCTATCTACAGGGAGCAAGGCTGACTGCCTGGGAACTTATGGAGGAAGGCATACCGGTTACCTTGATCACCGATAGCATGGCGGGGTATTTTATGAAGAAAGGTGTTATATCGGCTGTCATCGTTGGTGCCGATAGAATTGCCGCCAATGGGGATGTGGCAAATAAGATAGGCACCTATACCCTAGCGGTGTTGGCAAAAGAAAACCGGATCCCGTTTTATGTGGCAGCTCCGGTATCTACCTTTGACCTTTCGCTAAAAAGTGGTGAGGATATACCTATTGAAGAAAGGGATGAACGAGAGGTTACTCATATAGGGGGGATACGTATTGCGCCTCAGGGGGTAAAGGTGGCCAACCCGGCTTTTGATGTAACGCCAAATCAATATGTAACCGCTATAATTACTGATGTTGGAATTGTCTATCCTCCTTATGAACAAAATTTAAAAAAACTTTTAAATGATAAGTGA
- a CDS encoding YhcN/YlaJ family sporulation lipoprotein: protein MKLIRSLVLFACALLVLMFSVSCTQRTAPRPNAQNVPRTTRWTAPPRTPTTPPAPNVTPTRVDNRQYVNRARRIADNVADLKEIESATCVISGNTAIIGVQFSEQYKGKMTDEIKKKIDQMVKKTDTRIRRVAVTADPDLVSRIRDIFKDIGRGRPLSGFVKEINELLNRIQPK, encoded by the coding sequence ATGAAATTGATAAGATCCCTTGTTTTGTTTGCCTGTGCGTTACTGGTTTTAATGTTTTCTGTTTCATGCACTCAAAGGACTGCGCCGCGGCCAAACGCTCAGAATGTGCCACGCACAACCCGCTGGACTGCACCACCTAGGACGCCTACTACTCCGCCTGCGCCTAATGTCACACCTACAAGGGTTGATAACAGGCAGTATGTGAACAGGGCACGCCGCATTGCTGATAATGTGGCTGACCTTAAAGAGATTGAGTCGGCTACTTGTGTCATAAGTGGTAATACCGCAATTATAGGTGTGCAGTTTAGCGAGCAGTACAAGGGCAAAATGACCGACGAGATAAAGAAAAAGATCGATCAGATGGTCAAAAAGACTGATACTAGGATTAGGAGAGTTGCTGTTACTGCTGACCCTGACCTGGTGAGCCGTATACGGGACATTTTCAAGGACATAGGGCGAGGTAGGCCGCTGTCTGGTTTCGTTAAGGAGATTAATGAGCTGCTTAACAGGATACAGCCCAAGTAA
- the hcp gene encoding hydroxylamine reductase, whose translation MNMFCNQCQEAAKGVGCTLRGVCGKTDDVANLQDLLIYVLKGISVYTIKLKEAGIKTPEADKFIIESLFSTITNVNFDKEYFVNKITQALNLRDQLKEQALNIGIKLDENLPDAAIWEGKTLIDFETKATTVGLMSEENEDIRSLKSLVLYGIKGMAAYAYHARVLGYEDAEVNAFMQKALAALPDSSLTADELVALAMEAGKYGVQVMALLDKANTSTYGHPEITRVNIGVRNNPGILISGHDLKDLEELLKQTQGTGVDVYTHGEMLPAHYYPAFKKYEHFVGNYGNAWWKQDKEFESFNGPILMTTNCLIPPKDSYKDRLYTTGVVGYPGVKHIPVREDGTKDFSEIIEHAKRCAPPTQIETGEVIGGFAHNTVLSLADKVVEAIKAGKIKKFFVMAGCDGRMKSREYYTEFAKKLPHDTVILTAGCAKYRYNKLNLGDIDGIPRVLDAGQCNDSYSLAVIALKLKEAFGLEDVNELPIAYNIAWYEQKAVIVLLALLYLGVKNIHLGPTLPAFLSPNVAKVLVEKFGIGGITNADDDIKMFMGK comes from the coding sequence ATGAATATGTTTTGTAATCAATGCCAGGAGGCTGCAAAGGGTGTAGGATGCACGTTAAGAGGTGTGTGCGGCAAGACCGACGATGTGGCAAATCTGCAGGACCTCTTAATCTATGTGCTAAAAGGAATATCCGTATATACCATAAAATTGAAAGAGGCAGGCATTAAGACTCCTGAAGCCGATAAATTCATTATTGAAAGCCTGTTTTCCACCATTACAAACGTGAATTTCGATAAGGAATACTTTGTAAATAAAATAACCCAGGCTCTCAACCTCAGGGACCAACTCAAAGAACAGGCTTTAAACATTGGCATAAAGCTAGATGAAAACTTACCAGATGCTGCCATTTGGGAAGGTAAAACCCTGATCGACTTTGAGACAAAAGCTACAACCGTGGGCCTCATGTCGGAAGAAAACGAGGATATACGTTCCTTAAAGTCGCTGGTACTGTATGGTATCAAGGGTATGGCAGCCTATGCATACCATGCTAGAGTCCTGGGGTACGAAGATGCTGAAGTGAACGCCTTTATGCAGAAAGCGCTGGCTGCACTCCCTGACAGCAGCCTAACAGCCGACGAACTTGTGGCACTGGCCATGGAAGCCGGCAAGTATGGGGTTCAGGTTATGGCACTTCTAGACAAGGCCAATACGTCTACCTACGGACATCCCGAAATCACAAGGGTGAACATCGGTGTGAGAAACAATCCCGGTATACTGATAAGCGGCCATGACTTGAAAGATCTTGAGGAGCTGCTCAAGCAGACACAAGGGACTGGCGTGGACGTCTATACCCACGGCGAGATGCTCCCAGCACATTACTACCCGGCATTCAAGAAGTATGAACACTTCGTTGGTAACTACGGAAACGCCTGGTGGAAACAGGACAAGGAGTTTGAGAGCTTCAATGGGCCCATCCTGATGACCACCAACTGCTTGATACCGCCTAAGGACTCCTATAAGGACAGGCTGTACACCACCGGAGTAGTAGGCTATCCTGGAGTCAAGCACATCCCGGTTCGTGAGGACGGTACAAAAGACTTCTCCGAGATAATCGAACACGCCAAAAGATGTGCACCGCCCACACAGATCGAAACGGGAGAGGTCATAGGAGGGTTTGCACACAACACAGTGCTCAGCCTGGCCGACAAAGTAGTTGAAGCTATAAAAGCAGGCAAGATTAAGAAATTCTTTGTGATGGCAGGATGCGACGGCCGAATGAAGAGCAGGGAATATTACACCGAATTTGCCAAGAAACTACCACATGACACCGTCATACTGACAGCAGGATGTGCAAAATACAGATACAACAAGCTGAACCTTGGGGACATAGACGGCATACCAAGGGTACTGGATGCAGGGCAGTGCAATGATTCCTATTCCCTGGCCGTAATCGCTCTCAAGCTCAAAGAAGCCTTCGGCCTGGAGGATGTAAATGAGTTGCCTATAGCTTACAACATTGCATGGTACGAACAGAAAGCAGTCATAGTACTGCTTGCGCTGCTGTACCTGGGCGTTAAAAACATCCATTTGGGGCCGACGCTGCCGGCATTCCTGTCGCCCAACGTTGCCAAGGTATTGGTCGAAAAATTCGGCATTGGCGGCATAACCAATGCAGATGATGATATAAAGATGTTTATGGGAAAATGA
- a CDS encoding MgtC/SapB family protein — protein MFWEDVFKLVLAMLLGGLVGLEREITNRPAGFRTHTLVCMGSTLVMVTSIHLFRLYHGMVNLDPARLGAQVISGIGFLGAGTILKDKTRVRGLTTAASLWVVACIGLAVGAGLYELSILVAVLAYITLILLKKMERFLKNKSKVEEIELDMRNVPGQIAKVTERMGRLNVQIRDIKMEPTDEPWVQTKFYVMLPRGMKREELMKELKTVDGVVVVYTEED, from the coding sequence GTGTTTTGGGAGGATGTATTTAAGCTTGTGTTGGCCATGTTACTTGGGGGGCTTGTGGGGCTTGAGAGAGAGATCACAAACAGACCTGCTGGATTTCGGACTCATACCCTTGTTTGTATGGGTTCTACGCTGGTGATGGTTACGTCGATCCATCTCTTCAGGTTGTACCACGGCATGGTCAACCTGGATCCGGCACGCTTGGGTGCACAGGTCATAAGCGGCATCGGCTTTTTAGGGGCCGGTACCATACTCAAGGATAAGACCAGGGTGCGCGGGCTCACCACTGCTGCCAGCCTGTGGGTTGTGGCGTGTATTGGCTTGGCGGTGGGGGCCGGCTTGTACGAATTGTCCATACTCGTTGCGGTGCTTGCCTATATCACCTTGATATTGCTCAAAAAAATGGAACGATTTCTCAAAAATAAATCGAAAGTAGAAGAGATTGAACTTGATATGCGGAATGTGCCAGGTCAGATTGCGAAAGTGACCGAACGCATGGGGCGCTTAAATGTCCAGATAAGGGATATAAAAATGGAGCCTACCGACGAGCCGTGGGTTCAGACCAAGTTTTATGTAATGCTTCCTCGGGGTATGAAACGAGAGGAATTGATGAAGGAGCTTAAGACAGTGGATGGGGTTGTGGTGGTTTATACGGAAGAGGATTGA
- the pdxS gene encoding pyridoxal 5'-phosphate synthase lyase subunit PdxS: MEQVFEKNKELNERLKGGVIMDVVTPEQAVIAEKAGAVAVMALERVPADIRRYGGVARMSDPKLIKEIKAAVSIPVMAKVRIGHFVEAQILEAIGIDYIDESEVLTPADDRYHIDKKPFKVPFVCGARNLGEALRRIGEGASMIRTKGEAGTGNVVEAVRHVRTIMAEIRSLQGMSDEELMIAAKEMGAPYHLVEYVARNGRLPVLNFAAGGIATPADAALMMQLGCDGVFVGSGIFKSSNPERMAKAIVEAVKHYDDPKILAEVSEDLGEPMYGLEIDKLDEKDRYADRGW; this comes from the coding sequence ATGGAACAAGTTTTTGAGAAAAACAAAGAGCTGAACGAGAGGCTAAAGGGTGGGGTAATAATGGATGTGGTAACGCCAGAGCAGGCTGTTATTGCTGAAAAAGCCGGGGCAGTTGCTGTGATGGCTCTGGAAAGGGTACCGGCTGATATAAGGCGGTATGGCGGCGTGGCCCGGATGTCCGACCCTAAGTTGATCAAAGAAATAAAGGCGGCGGTGTCTATACCCGTTATGGCAAAGGTGAGGATAGGGCATTTTGTGGAGGCACAAATATTGGAGGCCATAGGTATAGACTATATCGACGAGAGCGAGGTTTTAACGCCGGCTGATGACAGGTACCACATTGATAAAAAGCCTTTTAAGGTGCCTTTTGTGTGTGGTGCGCGAAATTTAGGAGAGGCGTTAAGGAGGATTGGTGAAGGCGCATCCATGATAAGGACCAAAGGCGAAGCCGGTACCGGGAACGTGGTAGAAGCGGTACGCCACGTGAGGACCATTATGGCCGAGATAAGGAGCCTACAGGGCATGTCTGATGAGGAACTGATGATAGCGGCCAAGGAAATGGGAGCTCCCTATCACCTGGTGGAGTATGTGGCACGGAATGGAAGGCTGCCGGTACTAAACTTTGCTGCTGGTGGAATAGCCACCCCTGCTGATGCAGCCCTCATGATGCAACTGGGTTGTGATGGGGTGTTTGTTGGGTCGGGCATATTCAAATCCTCCAACCCCGAAAGAATGGCTAAAGCCATAGTTGAGGCGGTCAAACATTACGATGATCCGAAAATACTGGCCGAGGTGTCAGAGGACCTGGGTGAACCCATGTATGGTTTGGAGATCGATAAATTGGATGAAAAGGATAGGTATGCTGATAGAGGCTGGTAA